Part of the Lolium rigidum isolate FL_2022 chromosome 6, APGP_CSIRO_Lrig_0.1, whole genome shotgun sequence genome, tgacaaatagagagggcataacaatgcacatacatgacatgataagtatagtgagatttaattgggcattacgacaaagtacatagaccgccatccaactgcatctatgcctaaaaagtccaccttcgaggttatcgtccgaaccccttccggtattaagttgcaaagcaacgagacaattgcattaagtatggtgcgtaatgtaatcaacaactacatcctcggacatagcgccaatgttttatccctagtggcaacaagcacaacacaaccttagaactttatgtcactgtcccaggtgtcaatgcgaggcatgaacccactatcgagcataaatactccctcttggagttaaaagtaaaaacttggccgagcctctactagaaacggagagcatgcaagatcataaacaacacatatgtaataacttgataattaacatgacatggtattctctatccatcggatcccgacaaacacaacatatagaattacggatagatgatcttgatcatgttaggcagctcacaagatccaacaatgaagcacaatgaggagaagacaaccatctagctactgctatggacccatagtccaggggtgaactactcactcatcactccggaggcgaccatggcggtgtagagtcctccgggagatgaatcccctctccggcagggtgccggaggagatctccgagaatcccccgagatgggatcggcggcggcggcgtctcgcaaggttttccgtatcgtggtttttcgcatcgggggtttcgcgacggaggctttaagtaggcggaagggcgagagtcggggcccgacgagggggccacaccatagggcggcgcgggcccccctaggccgcgccgccttgtggtgtcgccacctcgtggccccacttcgtatgttcttcggtcttccggaagctccgtggaaaaataggccccgggtctttgtttcgtccaattcgagaatatttcgttactaggatttcgaaaccaaaaacagcagaaaacaggaagctggcactttggcatcttgttaataggttagttccagaaaatgcacgaatatgacataaagtgtgcataaaacatgtaggtattatcaataatatggcatagaacataagaaattatcgatacgtcggagacgtatcagcgagcaCCGGACAAGGTGCCGCCCTGGAACCTGGATGAGGAAGGTGACCATAGCTCTTACCCCTAGACGACAGGTACGGAGTGTCGGGGAATCGCGTCGATTGGTGCAGTGAAGACGATCCCGCGTTTGGCTCCATCATCCTCATCTTCGGTGCAGGCTTTCTCTCCTCCTTGTTCTCCGATGACCCCGCTGCTTTGAGCACCACACACGCGGTGCCTCTGTCGACTCACACATGTACAAGGTTGGACAACAACTAAGAGGTGCTAGCCTCTTCTTCATTGCCGGGGATGTGTGCTTGTTCCTCTCTTGCTTCCAGCCTACACCATCCTTATATAGGGAGTGAGTTAGGGTATAGCCTTAGGTATCCGGCTTCCGATTACCATAGCAAGCAAGCTAGGTCCAACCCACTAGCCCGTCCTGCTCCGATCCAGAATCCTGACTAGGTTCCGTGTCAGCCGGATATACTTTGTATAGTCCCATCCTCTTAAATGTGTTTCCCCACGGGCTCATAGTAAACCGGTTACGATCCAATTCGCACTTTGCACTGAGTCACCCTCAAAGCAGAGCCGCATCCCGAACCGCTAGCCGGTATAGGCTTCTAGCAAAGCATGCGGACTCACATTTACCTACGAATTTCCTATCAGTGTGACGTTCTATCTGAGTCCCCTTTCCTCAAGATATTGGTCGTAAGTTGCACGCGAGTAACTCGTCATGCTAGTGCATACTTAACTTTCTTTTGTTGTCTCTGTGGTATGTGATCCCATTCAACTAATACTTTAATTGTCTAACATTGATTAACACTTAGTTAAGTTGCGCATGGTCATGTTTCCGAATCATATCACAAGGATGACCTAGAGAATATCTCTCGGAGGTGGGGCCCCGACATATGATCATCTTAGGTTTAAGGATTATGGATGTGTCATGATCTTCATTGTCTTGGATTTCTCTAATGTTGTTCTCTTTGTTTTGGAGAAATAGGCGGGCGTTGGATCTTTGGATCCGAGTTCTGTTTTGCCTTAAATGTTTGGTCGATCTTGTAGCGTGTTGCTGATTTGGATCTTAGAGTTTTTCTGTTTCCCTCTTTTTTCTTggcatttttctttattttcttcactgatctttgtaagacttatggtgatTTCTTTAACGGTAATCGACAGGAAGAGCTCCGCTGTTGAAGAACTTAAAAGGAAAAATAACTCAATGCGAAAACAAGTAGCTAGCCTTCTGATCCGATCAATCAAGCTGCTGTCTACCTGAAACAACATGATTAGTTAGTACTAGACCACATCAACATGATTACATGAATGAACATGTATACGTTAGGTCCAGACTTAGCCCATCCGGCTTCCGCAGCGCGCCACGGCCCCAGCATTAATCCCAAGGCTGTTCTACCGGCCGGACGCCACCATCCCCACCACCATGGGACATGCATGGGTAGCTCGTAGTTGGCGTGATGTATATCGTTCTCCTAAGCTACATCTCAAACTCTCATCTCGCCCGACACAAGCAAGCCGGATGCGATCCAACATATATGTTGCCACTAATAAAGCTGTGGGTGAGCCGTCCGCGTTCGCGCGTACGTCCCCGTCGCTTCGGCACGATGAGACTCAACTCATGCATGGGACGGGACACGCAGATTCATCATTGCATATTTGCATACAATCCATATATCCCTTGCTGAGAGCATCTTCACCGCCCCGTAATTCATTCCGGCAACAGCATCAAGTTATTTTTTAAATaaacttaaaaattgttcaaattaaaaaccaCACAAATGGTTTAAATAGGACAAATTAAAATATGCAAAGGCCCACAGTCCGGCCATCGACTTGTTCAAATAGTTTAAACGTCGTAAGTTTTTTTGAAagaaaggcaaaagatttgccttaaTTCATTAAATAAGGAGAAGTCATAGAACAAAGTTTTAGGATTACAACTACAACGAGGCCAAAGCCTACTCTCCAGCAATTAAAATACCCAAATGTTTCGCACCGGCCACAACCCAAGTTCTAGCTTCCGACTTAATTCTATCGAAAATGATGgccggcaaagtacttttgttATTGAAGGTTCTCGCATTTCtctcattccaaatctcccaagcgACGAGCATAAGGAGGGAGGCCATGGCCTTCCCTCTTCCGCCATGAGAAAGAACCATGGAAGTCCACCAATGCTCCACACTATCGAACTCATGCCAAGAGGCGGGGTCAAAATCGTGGATGTGAAGCCAATCCTTGATCATGGTCCAAATACGGATGGAGAGGCGGCATTTGAAGATAAGATGGGCCGCCGATTCGTCATGGCAACGACAAAGGGGGCAAATCCTCCCATTAGGCCACCCGCGTCTCTGGAGGCGGTCCGCCGTCCAAACCCGATTTTGTATGATAAGCCAAAAACGTCGTAAGTTTTGACACATCCAAAAAAGGCCACCCAAGGCCGGTGATCACCACGCGCCATCCAAGGCTGACGATCAAATGGACATCGGCAGCTCCTCCGTGCCTGCCGGTGTTGTATCTTCCATGCTGATCAAATTGACATAATTTTTGTGTATTGTAAAattcatgttatgttgattaaatTGACAACTTATAAATCCATGCCGGCCTTATAATCTCTAACGGAGGTACTCGGTAGTACACGTTAATTATGGTTATCTTAAGAGTTTGCCTCTCCAGATAGAGCGAATGAAGGGAGAGATCGACAAGTGGCCGTGTGTGGAGAGGCTGGGGCAGGAAGTCGGGGCTGCAGGAGGGCCACTCCTCCCAGCAGTTTTTGTGCGCCTCATTCGTTCGTTGGTACGTGCCCGTCGCTGCCGTTGGCAGCACTGGACCAGGGGCCGCCGGGCCGGGCATGTGTGCGCGCGCGCGCATGTCACCGCAGCCAACGCGACGccgtgtgtgcgtgcgtgtgtacGTGCATTGCGGCCGGCTTACACATATTCCGGGCCGCTGCCGGTGCCGCCTGGCGCTGCCATTGCCGGCCCCTGATGACAACGACGATATGATGATGTCGTGGATGAAAAGGGTCGGGCTGGGGCCTTGGTCAGTGTGACAGCCTCCTTCGAGAGCGACGGCTGGCGGGCTGGCGGCGTGTGGTACCCCTACGTACGTGGTCCTGCCCATGCACGCATCGCATCGATCCATCGGCGATCCATCTCCGGATCGATCTGATATGCATGGGAACGTACGTACGTTACGTTGCATGCCGGCCGTCGGCGGGCGAGGGGACGTCCCGTCGAGCTCAGCTCAGCTCCATCGGAGGGTACGTACGTGTTGCATGATGCATCGCATACGTCTGATCGATATGGGAGCTACCTAGGTGCCGATTTGATTTGAGATGTCCCTCGCGCGTCATGTGTCTCGTGGGCCGTGGAAATGCCCTCGATCAGACTCACTCATTTGCGGTGGATAGATCATACTAGATGGATATGGTGTACGTGATTGACGCCGTCTCTCTCGTGGGATCTACTCTAGAAGTCTAGATCATCAGATTTGTACGTACCGCCCGGCTTCTTCCTCACGTGGCCTGCCGCCGCGCGCTGAATCACCGCGCGCCAACATCACCGCGACTTGTATCCACACAACCGGCAATGCCCATGATGTACCAGCGCATATGAGTTAACCGGGTCGTCCTAGCCTAACATAACCTCCCGGGTCGTACGTGCGGCCGACTCAGGTGACCCTGcagtacctcctcctcctcgcaccCTCGTTCTAGGGCTCTcgtggccgtcgccgccggtggtggcGACACACAGCCGTCGAAGTGCGGGTGGAGGGGAGGCGCATCTTGGCAGTATGTCCTTTCACGAGGAGAGACAACGGTTCGGGGGCGCATGTGGCAGCGTTGTACCTGGTGTGCATTCTAGCGGAGGTTGCAAGGAAAGGCGGAGGGGACAGCCGTGGCAGCGTGTTGGTGCGGCGAGGCGCGAAGAAGGTGCCACCTAGACTAGCAACGGGAGCCCTGGTGGCGGCGGTGCGGGATTGGGCCCAAGTTCTGGTTCGTGTGCCTCTGCCCGCATATCTGCAATTTGGGGGCACGCTTTGGTCATGTTCGGCATCCCGACAGTTCGTCCGATCCCCTCCtcggttgtcggctggtggtGTGTGGGCTATTAGCGAGGCTTTTGAATAAAGGTGGTTGTCTTGGGAATCCAATTCGTGCCAAGatgatgaactgctggatgcgtgtCTCCATCGACCTGGCTAAAGTGTCGtgtcccggaaggctccgccggcgaatttcACTGGGCGATTCATGActggagattgctggatcgggtgggattcggtcgtgcgcacccgtgTTTTCGGTGGTTGTTTTGTTTCGGAGGGAGCGTCTCGAAGCTCTACTGGTTGTTAATATTAGGGGGCACGTTCTCGTTCCATAGTACTGTTGGGGAATGTTATGGAAGCCAAGATCTGAGAACTAGCAATGGTCATTAAAGTCTGATGGGCGATGAGGAATTTGCTTGGTGATTCGTGACCTGAAGCAGCGGCATGCAAGTGAGAGCGACGACACATGAGAAAAGTTCAAACTCTTACATGGCAGGTTGAAAATCTAAGGTCTTGCCTTAATTGGTTATGGAAGGCAATGTCCTTGTTAAAGGCATTATTTTGAGATCGATGACTTTCTTGAGggagaaaacctaagatctatgatcgaacgacgacgacgcttgtgcactgtttccttcttcgaGACGTTGCTTTTGGAGAAGATGTATGGTAGTGTTAATATTGTTGTTTCAAACAATAGATCACTGTACcagtgtttttttttgttgtgtgTATCCGTGTTGCCGCTAGGACAACACATTGTTATAGAGGCTGGGTATAATTGTTATTTCCACGATATTAATCAATTCTTTTTATCGAAGAAAACAGGAGTTCCACGGAGATTTTGTGCCCTCACGTGTCACGTACGTACGTGCATGCATGCCCGTACGTCTTTTCTTTTCGTACGTTCCGTGCTTGCGCTTTACTACCACTCTACACGACCTTGCAGTTCCGTCCTGTCCAACACAAAACTTTTAAGCGCGACAGTAGTAATTAACCTACTTTTTCCTTACCCCCTCTACGTATGTTATTGTATAGTACATAAAAGCTGACACGTGCACACACATCCTTTACGTATGTGTACACCGTATTACAATGAGGTGCTGCTATAATTCAAGTAATTACCGCGCGCATCTGAAACCCGACGTACTACTACTAAACGTTGGTGTAGCTTCAGCCCTTCTTGCGGGAGCCGGGAGGTGTGCGTTAAGAATGTCAGTATCAAAGAcctttcgcaaaaacaaaaaattgaATATGGGCTCAAAAGTTAAAATTGGGCTAGGATTGCAGTAGTAGGCCGTCATATATATAATTGGAGCATAATGTTATCCCTGCATGATACGGGACCGCACACCCCGCGCGTGGTATGGACCGGCCCAGTTAGGTGCGGGCttcctcttttttatttttttttctttttttcttttttgcttctcCTTTCTCTGTTTCGAaaattattttgtgttttatttttcttttgttgttttttCTGTTTCGAAAATTattaaatttgaacgaattttatAATTTGAAAAAATTTATAATCTTGAACGAATCTTGAAATTTTACAAGTTTATATTTAAATGAATTTTgcaatttgaataatttttttaatttgaacaaatttttaatattgaacgaattttgaaattagaacaaaattttaaattttgaaaaattatgaaaatttgaacaaaattttaatcttgaccgaattttgaattttgaacaaattttaaatttcaaacaATTTATGAATTTAATTAAAAAATCATTTTACAAATTAAAAAACGTTCATTTTCAAAAATTGTTTCAAGTTCAAAATGTTCATAATTTGGAATTTTTTATTTTCCAAAAGTATTGACAttctaaaaaaacagaaaaggaaaaagaagcaaaaaggAAAATCAGTTACCTCATGCTGTTGGGCCGTGGCCCAGCAAGCCACCTCACGCCTGTAGGGGTGTGCGGTGATGTGCGAGCACCGCACTGGTCGGTGTACAACATCACCCAGGCAAAGGCGCGtttcctatatgccgaccaggttGGCACCTGCACCGCGCCGCACACCTCTGCTCGCggtgtgggccggcccggttaggcAATTTTCCCctgttttttctcctttttcttatcTTTAccgttttttgttttctttttttttgttttctgttttctttttgagtgtttcttttttgttctcttgttttatttttctgtttagaAATAATTTTCGGAAATTTTCAAGTTTGacaaaatttgaacgaatttagatatttgaacaaattttaaatcttgaacgaatttccaaatttgaacaaattttaaatgttGAATgacttttaaatttgaacaaatttcaaaagtggaacaaaattttaatcttgaacgaatttccaaattttggacgaattttgaaatttgaaaattttaaattttgaatgtttttttgaatttgaacaaatttcgaaatttgaacaatttttaaattttggacgattttaaaatttcaaaagaaTTTAAAATAGAACATTATTAAAATCTATGGACagaaaattttgaacaaattttgcaaATATAAAAAAGGCTGTAAAATGTCAAATTTAAAAAACAAAACtataaacagaaaaaggaaaaaaataagaaaacgaaaaagaaaagaaggtTATCTGATGGGCCGCTGCCCAGTTAACGGCCGAACGGAACCAACGGAAATTAACAataatgggccaagcccacaAACAACGGGGGGTGTGCGGGACGTGGTgggcgccgacctggtcggcacatAGCACCACTTGGGGTGCTTGTATTCAGCGGCAATACTTATTCTCCGCCCGCTGCGGGCGCTATTTGGGGCCTCGTCCGCAGCGCGCGTACGTGGGCCTGGCCCGTGGAAGGTTCGAATTGATGATTGTACCTTTTTTCAAAAATCAAAGCCAACTGATTCGATTATAGGATTGTAGCTATCCCAGCTTGATTttatattcaagtggattttatttCAGATTATTCTGTTGCGTTCCTTTCATAATTTTTTATGTTTACAATCCTCAGTTGGGCATTGTTCTACATGGTGTCAAGGAGTTGAATGGTTTTTGAACCTCCATGCTATATGTGTGCACAAGTGAAGCTTCCAAATGATAAAGAGGACTTACATAATGGGGCTAGAAGGGTACGGTTCATCCTTAAATCTCTTCCGACATATGTAACATTTCGAGATAAAGTCATTACGAGTGATCCAGATAGACCATGTAATCAACAGCGATGGCAGCGCGCCTTCAactcgtgctagtgtctgtagtcgtcgctaggtggtccgagtaccaatttgtaattttcttcaCGTTTTGAACTATTTATActactattgatgattattaatagatcaatGGATTTTTCGGAAAAAAAACATTATCAACTTCATAAAAAAGGCTTGGAGATAGCAAGATTAAGGCTAGACAATGTATCTAGAAGATCAAGTTGTCCCAAGGCAGGGTGAATCCACTGAGGACAACACACCAAAGGGGTACTGAAAAACAAATGATATCTTATCTTAAGATGATGCTGATTACACATGACACGGGAATCACAAAATTCTTAGTTGTACTTATATGATTATTATTGAACGCCACACTTACCTTATAGGGTACAAACAACACACATAACTTGAAGAAGACAAGTACTCGGAAGAAAAAACCACGCACGATTTGGATGCACACGATCAAGCCGGGAGAGCATGCACGGCACGTCCTTATTGGCTTATTAGCTTCCCTCGCATCGATCAGAAGGCCACTTCTGCTTTGGCAAAGTCCTCCCTTTTGTGGGTCACGTCCGCCACCATCTCACCGAACCTGCACGGCGGGCTGACCACCGGCACCGCACGGCGCCCGTGCTGTCCACGCCCGTGCTGGAGCCCATCGGCTTGCACGTCGTCGTTGGACTTGCGTGCGATGATGACGGAGTTCACCACGTCGTCATCAGGGTGACACACGGCCAGCACCTCAAACCCACCTCGTCCGATGTCCTCCGGGTCGACGATCGGGTACAGGAACCCGCGCGCCCCGTGCGCGCTGCGCACGACGAGGGCCGCGCCGTCCGCCATGTGCGCGCCGAGGTGGGCGATCACCTTCGCCTTCTCCTCGGCTGCCATGCCCACGAGCGCGGCCAGGAAGACGACGTCGTACGCGCCGAGCTCGCCGGCGAGGTCGGCCACATCCGCCGTGTGGAACAACATGCGCGCGCCCACGTCCGTGTCCGCGCGGAACAGCTTGCTGGcgcgctcgttggcggctccgcaCAGGTCGTAGTTGTCGAACACCGTGTCGGGCAGGTGGTGCGCGGCGAGGACGAAGGAGCTGAACGGCAGCGGGCCGGACCCGATGAAGGCGACGCGGGCCGGCGCGATGCCGCCCGGCACGTAGCGCACCAGGAGCTCGTACTCCAGCTTGCTCAGGTTGATGTAGTTGCTGTAGTAGGGGAACATGCCGAGGTGGTCCAGTGGGTTGTCGAAGGCGGCGAGCATGTCGGAGTAGTGAGCTTCCAGCTTCCCCTCGGCCTCGGAGCAGAGACGGATGAGGCCCTCCCGCATCTGCTGCGCCTCCGGGCCGAGCTTGGTGACGTCCACGGGGCTCGCTGGGACGCACGCGGTGACCAGGTCGGTGAAGAGCGCGTCCACGTCGGGGCACGGGCTCAGCGACGGCAGCTTGGAGATGGCGGCGTGGAGCCCGGTGATCTTCTGGACCAGGGCATCCACCTCCTTGTTCTGGTACTCCATTTCAGTTTTGTTGTCTGTTACTGATCTGTGAGAGGGACTGACAGTGGAGTGAAGTGAAGTGGTCGAGCTGCTTGATGAGCTATGGAATGGGAACTATACGCTGTGTATAAGTAGCAGTACCAGGCTGCTTCTAGACAACCAAAAAGAAGCTGGAAAAGATGTGCATATGCATGCAAGCTTCACGCGTCCATGCCCGATATGGCTGGTTTCATGCCTCTGTTGTGACGTGTACTTCAGGTTCGGCTATTGAGGTGGACACCCTACGTTTT contains:
- the LOC124662036 gene encoding probable nicotianamine synthase 2 — its product is MEYQNKEVDALVQKITGLHAAISKLPSLSPCPDVDALFTDLVTACVPASPVDVTKLGPEAQQMREGLIRLCSEAEGKLEAHYSDMLAAFDNPLDHLGMFPYYSNYINLSKLEYELLVRYVPGGIAPARVAFIGSGPLPFSSFVLAAHHLPDTVFDNYDLCGAANERASKLFRADTDVGARMLFHTADVADLAGELGAYDVVFLAALVGMAAEEKAKVIAHLGAHMADGAALVVRSAHGARGFLYPIVDPEDIGRGGFEVLAVCHPDDDVVNSVIIARKSNDDYQNKEVDALVQKITGLHAAISKLPSLSPCPDVDALFTDLVTACVPASPVDVTKLGPEAQQMREGLIRLCSEAEGKLEAHYSDMLAAFDNPLDHLGMFPYYSNYINLSKLEYELLVRYVPGGIAPARVAFIGSGPLPFSSFVLAAHHLPDTVFDNYDLCGAANERASKLFRADTDVGARMLFHTADVADLAGELGAYDVVFLAALVGMAAEEKAKVIAHLGAHMADGAALVVRSAHGARGFLYPIVDPEDIGRGGFEVLAVCHPDDDVVNSVIIARKSNDDVQADGLQHGRGQHGRRAVPVVSPPCRFGEMVADVTHKREDFAKAEVAF